The window GTTGTCAATAAGTTAATTTGTTAGCGTTATCTCATTTATGCCAGAGCTATTAGCTGAGTGAAAGCGACTTAATTTCACGACAATATGAATGAAATTCATGATCAGTGATATGACTGGTTTTGTGTGATATTTAGATCTTATTCTGCATGAAGTAACTAGGCGTTTTTCTTACCTAATACTCTTCATACTCTACTGGTGTAATGACAAGATAAACCTGAAGGACTCGTTCAGTGATGGCTGTATATATTATGCACTTTTTATACAGTTATTAGACGAGATAATCAAATTATGATTATCTCGTCTAATATTGGAAATTAATGTTACGGATTAGTTTTTTAAAAGACCACGCTAGATGTGTATAATTTGATTTTATTAAGTTTCCTCTGCATCTTTATCAAAGCAAGAAATAAATTAATATTGTTTTTATATTAATTTGTATTTTAATACTTTTCTATTAATTTAACTTAAACCTCAAAAGGTAAATAATGGCAAATTTAATTTATTTAAAACTATCAGGAAAAAACCAAGGGTTGATTTCAGGTGGTTGCTCCACACGCGATTCAATTGGCAACAAATATCAAGATAGGCATAAAGATGAAATCCTTATTTATTCTTTAGATCATGACATTTTTAGAACGCAAAATGTGAGCCACTCTCCTGTAACTATTACCAAACCAGTTGATAAGTCATCACCTTTATTAGGTGTAAGTATATCAAATAATGAGCTGATGGAATGTGATTTTATCTTTTACAGAACAAGCGAAAGTGGTAATCAAGAAAAGTTTTACACTATAAAACTAACAAATGCGAGCATCAAAAATGTATCCCTTCATTTTCCCAATTCATTAACTCATGAAGATGCACAACCCTATGAAAGTATTACAATCGATTATGAAAGTATTACATGGGCGCATGTTATAGCAGGTACATCCGGTTATAGTATAAAAAGTGATAGTAACATTTAAAGAAAATCAATTAAGGTGCCTAGCACCTTAATGACTAATCAACAAGCATAGGTTCTGTATCCTCAGAAAAAAAAATGCATTTTACACCTTTATTTTCATATACACTGATAACAAATGTTTTTTTAGTGTTTTTTACAGACCGATAACGATAAATTCCTTCTTCTTCATACGATTCAGATGGAACTCTCTTCACTTTCAAAGAGGACATTAAATAAGACTCCAACCCATTTTTAACCAGATCAACTTCAGATAAAGGAATATCAGTGTAAGTTATTCCAGAGCCTCCTTCAGTAAATCTATCAAATGAATGATAACTATAGGAAGATGCATACTCTTTAAAGGGCGCATTTCTGATTAGCTTATCAACTAATACATAGGAATAGATATAATTATTCAACCCAATTGTTCGGCTTGGGGACAATAAGATAAAAAAATAGCAAAATGCAAATAATATTAAAAAATAACAAATTTTTCTTTTTTTCATAATAACCCTACTTACTTAAACGGGATAAAGCGGCTTAGATGGTAAGAATGTATGTATTGCGTAGGTGAAAATGGCTCAACTTCTCCATTATTTAAGCGTAAATTAATTGGCGTTATTGTTTTTAAAAAGTAAGGTAACGCTTTTTTATAGGGTTTAGAATTTGGGAAGACTAAAGGATCTGGAAACATCCAAGGTCGTAGCTCTCTGTTTTTAAAATTCCCGATTGAACCATAGTGATGCCATATTCTGAGGGCTTTATCTTTTGACGCAATTTTTAGTAGAGGTTCATAATTTCTTGGTTCATATATTTTATAAAACCCAAATAGATTAGAGATAATATCCTCACCACTAAATCCACTATCATTCCTTAAAATTCCACCATAAAACCAATTGCTCTGCAATGCTTCAAACTGTATTGTCATATCCAACATGATAGCTAAAGCAATAGATTTTTTATCTTCTGAATTTAATCCTCGCCTAACCAGCCATTGCGCTTTTTTAGCAGCAGTATACCCAAACTTGGACATTTTCTGCCTATATTCAACAATGAAATGTGTTTTAAATAATGGGGTTGACATTAGCGAAGGGTATTGATTAAAAAGTTCATGGGAAACATTCTCACTTTCCATCTGAGATTTTAAGGCAATAGCATCAGCCCCCTGTGCGTGATTTTCATCAATCCATCCAATTTCATCTGAATAGCGTAATTTACCCTTCTCTATATCACCTCTACTCGCCACTTTAATTTCCTTATACTGATGGCTAAAAAATGATATTAACATACGCCAAATGTTAAAAGCGACATTGTGAGTAATACTATGATTCGTCAGTTTCTACTGAAATTTGGAAATAGAGTTGTCGGGGTTAACCTTTAGCGATTTCAGCTACAGTGCCCGCCTTTTGTCTCTCTTCAATCAGGCTCGGCATTATAAATACGTTCAAGCGTGTTCAACATTACAGCAAACACTG of the Providencia rettgeri genome contains:
- a CDS encoding Hcp family type VI secretion system effector — its product is MANLIYLKLSGKNQGLISGGCSTRDSIGNKYQDRHKDEILIYSLDHDIFRTQNVSHSPVTITKPVDKSSPLLGVSISNNELMECDFIFYRTSESGNQEKFYTIKLTNASIKNVSLHFPNSLTHEDAQPYESITIDYESITWAHVIAGTSGYSIKSDSNI